The nucleotide window TCTAGACTACTTTCGCGCTCAGAGAACAAATAAATCCTGCAAGCTCTGGCGTgtattgtgaaatatttcacggATATCGAATCACTTTGAAGTTAGTGACGTTATTGTAAACGGTGCGTTTTGAggaaaaccgttatttcggGAATTTTTAACTGTTTAAAATTCAGTAATTCGTATAATAAAGCAAGTCACgctcatattttttaaattccgttCCTTCGGTCAttataaaattggaaaacaacgattttttttgtccgataataacgttactaacttcaacctcgtgatATCCAGGCATTTGATCTTATAAAgaataagagaagaaaaaaaaacacaaaatggTATCGGAATAtcatgttgaagttagtaacgttatcttAACGATCCATGctgaggaaaaatcgttatttcgcgattttggaactgttaccgtaacaaaacaaaagatactcaaattttacaatcttagttccttcaaaatcattataaaaataagaatatagTGATTTTCCCCCAACGTTTCGTTACGTCAGTAACTTCAGCGTCGTGTTGAGATAAGAAtctttaaatatttacacTGTATTATACGTGCACACGGTTGAAATTTCAGGGgtttgaagttagtaacgttatcgtaacgaaacattgaggaaaaaaatcactattttcttaattttacaatgatttttaaggaactaagatttcgaaatatgacTATTTTGCGTTACATCACGTTTCACTGAATTTCCAACAATTCTAAAATGACggaataacggtttttcctcagtACGAATCGGCACGTTAACGTGACTAACTTCAATGCGATGAAacctcatatttttttctcccactcGATCTGATaatgttaaaattttgatacGTAAAAGCATATTATCCAAAACATGATTTCACAAACGATtataggaaaaataatatatttacagaGGATCTGATAATCGTCTAAATTATCCGTGTTACAGCAATcttacttcttcttcttcggaaGCTAATAAATTCTCTCGTATAAGGTATTAGATAGGTACATATAAACAGATAAATGTATACTACATTCACGTGTTACGATTACGTTATTCCAGGGGATTCTGCCGGGGAGCGAGTTGCAGCTTTACGATCGTCCCAAGTCCTACGTGCCCAACGTCACGTTGCTTTAGGTTAGAAAGGGCTTTTTAAATACTGCGAATGGTTTCATGGCCGCAGTAAAACCGTTGCGCCATTGAACCCTTCGGAGTACAGTTCAGGTAAATTGGGGTTTTACTTTAAGGCTACGCAGTTACGCTGCAACAAGCGTGCAGATGTACGGAGAGATACCTTCGAGTGTGTCTGTCCTTGTACGAAATTCACACGTTCGTAAAATATACACAAGATTTCtcgacgaaacgaaacgacACGACCTACCGCATTGTCATCATCGCGTCGCGCAGGTATTGCATCATCTTATTTGTGAAGACAACGTCTGGACCAACGAATTCTTTATTACAGAAACAAGTGCAATGTCTCTTGACACACAACGTCAGAGAATTAACTTGCAATACTACTATACACCGGAAATCCTCTTACAGCTATAAATATTCGAATGATCGTATAATTACACGCGGTAACGATTGTTCGAGTAATATTCATCATCTCTTCGTCAAATTAACGTTATCTTAAGATAATTTTCTCGgctaagaaaaatattctcaaccATGAATGAAAGTTCAAATGCATTGATTGAAGTAAATTCGCAATTTACGCGTAGATAGATCATTGAACGAAATTTGACATGAAACCGTGTTTTCCATTAAATCTTGTGGCGAATGGATTTTATAGTTGTAATAAAAGCTGAGAAGCCGATATAATCCGACTGTTAATCAAAAACGTATACGTACACGCAATCTTAGCTTTGAATCAACGTACACGCGTATCGATTCAGTTCTTAAGAACCTCGATGAATAggcattatttattatatgttACATCGGTAACTCGACTTTATCGCTAATTCTGAGAGGATTTCCATTATCCAATATCAATAAAGGTTCGGACCTGATTCAGACGGAAGTTCATTATCGAAACAGGCATCGACCGATCTATAATCATCAGTCCGACGAACGTAGTCAAAACGCTATGAACGACTAGTCACGTGTATgacacgtatgtataatatgtgtacGTAAATCAGCCAGCATGGCAAGGAAAGCTATTAATTATAGAAACTGTGACGAAAAGAATGCCAAGGACAAATATTTAACCCATCACGGTCGCGGTATTGGACTGAGGTTACTGTCACAGtgccaagtataattattatatatacgagtaACGCATAATACGATGGACGcgtgaattatttcatttgtaCGCTTTGTATTAACCAATTTTTTCCCCAGTACAGCCTTTAATCCGATTACGCAGGGGAGTGTGTTTCAACCCGTACGAACCAGCCAGCTCATAATTACCCGCGATTTCGGTTCATAAAAGATAATTAATACGTGTAAcgtgtaattaaattaaacaCGCTGCATCGTgtataacaaatttttaaactacAATTCTACCAATTTGTGTTGTGCAAACAGTTACAAGTCTAACGAAGGCGGCAGGTGTGTTTATGATGTCATAAATGCGATAAACGTTAAGTGAACTGACTAACTCTCAAGTATGACAAGCTAACTACACCTCCTTAGGTAAATGGTTAACTTGACACACATTTTTTCCCTtcaaagagaaataaaattaaatattatcaagtttaattcaataatttcGATCTTTTGCACATTCCGAGAAACTAACAGCGATTTACCGCCAATCAATGACGACATCGACTGTCTATAGATGTTTGGTTTACTTTCACCCTCCGCAAGGGTTCTTGGGTATACTTTGAAATTCTCTATGTCAGACTGCAAACATTTGGCTCGACTTTGGATACACTCAAATAATTAGCGGCAACTCCAATCTTTTTAGACGCcagtttattttcattacgatGTCACTTTCCGTGACGTATGTTGTGACTAAATTGAAGATAGACAAACTGTACAGTAAAATTACGAAAGTCCGGGCGGTATTGGCGTCAATGACGCGTCAGTGAGGTCATATCCACCTGGCTACCCATCCGGGAATTACACCTCGCTTCGGACCTGACATGACTTTTCTATATGCCTGAgtacacacgcacgcacgtgTTAAAGCCGCGCGTAACGTAGCAACGGTGATTTTTCGACACGTGAGAAAATTAGGAATATCCATAATACTGATCTACTATTACGTATCtttgttgtgaatttttttttacatctgcGGAGTCATTAACAATACCAAATTACTCAGGGTATCAATTTATAGGATTTAGAACAACAATACAGACATATTATCGTAAATGAGTGAACACGGAACGGGTAAATCGCTTCGACattagaaagaaagaaagaaagaaagaaaatgaaagaaacgcATGTTTTATGTATAACGAGGTCGCCTCTCTTTCTCCCCGATTCGTCTTGGCAAGCTACGCACTACATTTATCACAGGGGGCAAATACATCCAGTGACATCGTCGAATCGGTATCATTCGTACCTTCATACTCTGCTTTTACTTTTTGAGACTGAGTTTCCTGCAGTGCCGATATGAGCACGTCCCTCTCCTCGGGTGTCAGGCGTACAGCGAGATCCCTCGCCTGTTGCTTAGATAAAATCGGCGGGGTCTCGGGGGTCTCGACGTTCCGTGGAGCACCAGCAGTAGCAGTACTTGTGGTAGCTGTAGTAGCCGAGGGGGAAACCCCCGTTGTCATAGATGCCCGCAATCGGAGGTCCGTTGACCCCCGTGACGTCGGTAACATGCGCTTATTCGGAGTCCTGCAGCACGACGACGAGCTGCTCGAGGATTTTTTAGACATTAAATATAATTCACTGCCACAGCACATGGTATGGGAATAATTGTCATATATCGACAGTTTTCTCAACGTTGATGCACCGATTCCGGGCCCAAACTTCGCCAAACACTGCAATGACGTCACAGGTCCACTCATTCTcgtttcgaaactttttactCTACTCTTTTGATTTTACAACCAATAATATATTCATTCGCTTTTCAATACTATCTATGCGGCACCTATTTATATCTATGGCACTCTTTATCGACTGAACATTTACGTTGCACGCTCGAACACAACTCACCGACTCTGCGAATCTGGGCtcactgactgactgactgactgaccgGAGTCTAGATCCCCTGCGGTGACCTACGCTCTCTACCGGCATCAGCCGCTCGCGTCGATGCGACgactcctccccctccccctccccccaccccTGCCCTACCCATTCTGATTCGTCGGTGATGTATACATATTCAAATTTCCTGGATGTATGTCCACGGAGTTGATCCAATTCCCTGTTCTGCGATCCCTTCATTTCTCGGATGAGTACGTGGGATTTTCGATTCTTCCTTATGTATTATtagtatataataaatttctgtCTTCGGTTTTCCCTATTCTTCGTAGTTTAATGCCGTAAGGCGGGATCCAAGTAAACCAAAATGAATTGAATAGAATTGAGTACGTCCAAAAACGCAGTTAATTAGAATTAATgcaaattgaaatgttttatGGGCTAATTCTTTTGAATTTGTTATAATTCATGTTAATTCCTATTTTACCGTGTGCAATTCGATTTAGTTTACTGGGATAACACAACTCCGGCTATGCTTCCATATTTGCCGTATTTGACGAAatggcaataaaaaaattaacgtgtATGAAATATCCAATCTGCAATGATATCGTTCAAACGAATTTTAATTACAACTGCGATAACTGATACAACGAATTAAAAcctttttaattaattctcAGTCACGAATGATTCACGCAAAAGCAAATCGcgcaatgataaaatttcattcatgaTTCCGTTAAAGAAATGAATTGTAAAAGGgagtaataaaatttagagTACGCAATATAAGTACAACACTGATCAGTAATCTCTGCACAGAAAATACACAATGAGATGACTAATTTCATGATGAGTctcatttgtttttcaatttgatttaCAGCGCCCTCAGAGCGAGCAATTCGTGACGGATTTTTTTTGAACTAAGCATCGACAACAGTGACCCCTACTGCAAAACTAGTGGATATGCGAATTCGAGAAGATATTTAAGTTAGGTTTGTTTACGACCGTCGAAGAGTTTCTTTTCGAaaagattattttcaagaaGTATATACGGGTATGGATTTTAGTCAACTGTTCTGATCCATAGTTTTCTACAGTTTGGCTAACTACTCTGTCGATAtttgatacgaatttttataataagtTTACTTTACATAAACTCAACTGCCGCACCGTATTTCTGTTCGATATTCACATTTCACGTTTTTGCGAATTATTTTCCGTTAAGTTCTCCACAAATAATAAAAGCGATCAATTTATAgtcatccatccatccatccatccatccatccatccatttATCCAGCGGTATTAGGCAGATAGAAAAATCCGTTTATGTTCATCAAATGTCAATTTCTGTTTCCAGGATAAAGAAGATCGTTAATAATGGCAAGCACGTCGAGCGATCAGTCGTCCACGGCACAGAAAACATGGGAAATGACAAATAACGTTGAGACCATAAGCACAGCAGATGAAATCTATCGATACGATCGTCAGGAGCAGCTTGATATACTCGCTGCGAAACCATGGGAAAAAGAGTATGAACTATGCCTGCTCAGTTATTTCAATATCCGAGAGAAAATCCACTCATCAATCTATACTGAACAcgtctgcaatttttttttcgtgtttttaCCATATCCGTCTCTAATTTAGTAATAACTATCAAGTAACTGATCTATTATTGACTAAAATTTGATCTTTTCAGTCCTCACTTCTTCAAAGACATCAAAATATCGGCGCTAGCTTTGCTGAAGATGGTTATGCATGCCCGATCCGGCGGAACTCTTGAGGTCATGGGATTACTCTTGGGAAAAGTAACGGCGAATACTATGCTCGTCATGGATTCGTTCGCTCTTCCCGTTGAGGGTACTGAAACTCGAGTCAATGCCCAGGCCCAAGCATACGAATATATGACCGCTTACATCGAGGCTGCTAAACAGGTAATGGTGAATCAATATTTTTGGGTTGTAAAATGTGCCAAGACTTTCACCTCCATTGGCTGAATCAATACTGATACATTCTACAACTGTATTACAGAGTAGACAAAAAAATGGGACTGACGACATTTTTTCAGGTTGCCCGTCACGAAAATGCCATCGGTTGGTATCACAGTCACCCGGGTTACGGATGCTGGTTATCAGGAATTGACGTCTCCACTCAGAtgttgaatcaaaattttcaagaaccATTCGTAGCGATTGTAATTGACCCTGTTAGAACTATTTCAGCTGGAAAAGTATGCCTTGGAGCTTTCAGAACATATCCCAAggttaatataataaatgattTGAACACAATTACTAGGAAATTatacctgaatttttttgatttaattattttcgtgCCGTTTAATTCCCACAGGGTTATAAACCACCCAACGACGAGCCATCAGAGTACCAAACAATACcgttgaataaaatcgaagACTTTGGAGTACACTGCAAGCAGTACTATTCCTTGGAAGTAACGTATTTCAAATCCTCCCTTGATCGTCGACTGCTTGATTCTCTCTGGAATAAGTACTGGGTTAACACGTTGAGCTCGTCCAGTTTGTTGACGAATGCCGACTACACGACTGGACAGATATTTGATCTTTCCGACAAACTGGAACAGTCTGAAGCAGCACTTGGTCGAGGAAACATGCTCGCCGGATCTAATGATCCTTACGACCGTCGGAGCGAGGACAAACTCGTCAAAACGACAAGAGATAGCTGTAAAACTACAATTGAAGTTATACATGGTCTTATGGCTCAAGTTATCAAAGATAgacttttcaatcaatttggaACCGGCAAAAAAGACTCTTAAGCTTATTTTCTCTTACAGTGCAGTTTTTCTATTGTATACCTATTAttaaaaagataaataaataataatattgtgaTTTGCAACAAATTTACTATGTTCAATACGAAAATCATTCCAATCATAATGAGAATATTACAAATCAGAGGTGATAATGTAACTGGTTACCAAATCGTAACTACTTCTGTCCctatacattattttatttaaaaatgcaAAGTTTACTagatgtcaaaatttttataagaATCTGTTATGACTTTGTAGTATCCTACTCCACATATATTCCAATGAATTATGACTTGTACAGTTGAAGCTGCTGAGTTGCAGTAGTATATTCATGAATTCACACACAGGCACAAACTTCCcaataaattcattttgtcTTTCAGCGCAGTGCTTTTAAACAGTAATTACAGTAACAAGTCAAAGTTTTATGTAATACAAAGTAACAGTATTCAATTATTgtggaataaaaatacgttttattttcacaccTTGACTCACTAAAAAGTATATACAGCATCTTTATCATTATCCATTATCATTGTAACCGataaatatacacacatttacacataggtatgtatatacatatatttataaatgcgtatatatttatataaaactCAAATAATTATGAGAACAAGTAGGCAGGGTTCATCCCTATTGGAGGGCTGAAACTTCTTTGTCAACATAATCATGCATACACTCAGTTACACGTATCCTGCAGATTAACTGCAATCACCCGTTACGAACACAATTCACAAGGGACGGACCTAATATACGAAAAATCCTAACTACCGATAAAATCGGTGCAATAGTGCATGTCCACAATCCTTTGTAACCAAGCAGTAACTTAAAGTTACAAGattaatatgttttttttttgtaaatttatctTTACAATACTTTAAGTACAACCTTGCCATTAATATTTAATTGCCAATTTCCAGGCACATATATGATTTCTTTCAACTACAGCTCAACTGACATCATAATTACCTCTCTCTGCCTTTCGATAAACAACACTTAAGCAAATATTGAagcaaaatcttttttttttgaatttgcaaaAGTGCCTAACGCAACGATGTAAGCATACAACagcgataaaataaatattatacgtattcaTACATTATATTAAACGCGTGAATTAGCGATTCATTGGTGCAGctaaatgaatatataataacaaatattaaaaattatagtcCAAATACAGTAATAGTGGAGACGAGGTACGATAGAATTTAAATGTAGCAGAATCCAGAGAGAGGAAAAACTTGGGATTGTCAGGGGGATTCGGTACAATACAATGCTGTAATTTATAAAGGGAATCCTCGGTCTTCAAGACCTTAATAGTTCCCGCATTTgttacgtacatacgtataatttgGGATGTAAAATTATGACATGAGTAGCAAATGTTTTAATATTCAGTCCTCAGCCCtccaatgataataattaatcaaggATTCTACGTCTAACAAGGATTCTAGCAACTCATTCCTATTAGTTGGGTGAATCGCATTAAATCATTTTATCCAACATAACTTGATAGATAGTTATAATTGTACATAAAACGATTGTAGCAATGTTATTTacgataattaacaaaattatCATACACGTAGTACTACAAATATCCCTCCCCCCTGGCCCCCtgccaaaaattaaaaataaacaaaaaaaaaaaaacaatgttcaTGAGCCccaattatttattgtatataatatagtcACGTTTGGCATGACAATTTCTATCTAATATGTACAAAGTAATTGAgttcattttcaatcaaaacGAAGAAGGGAAAACCGAGTCAAGTATCAAATCAACAGAGCGGGGCAATATATTGTGGATGGTTGTGAGAGTAGTAAAAGATATTATAAAAACAAGCACCCTTCACCCGCACTTTCCAATCGACTCGTCTTCgcagataataatatttttttctcttcttctctaaATGTTTCACCATTTTGATTCCCTTACTTGATGTGGCAACTTAAAGCGAATTGTATCGACGATTCCTCTGCGAGTTTAATCGTCACCGAAGTTTATAGTTAAACTACTATAATTTGCAGTGATTTAACTGTGTGCACCTGTACGTGTTATCATTAATCATGGCGACAATACACTTAATTTCAATGGTCAAATCGTATATGAAAGTAATCGATGtccaaatataaaaattcaatttttacgttttctttttgcaattttgttttgtatcatcaataataaatagCTAATGCAAGTCATGagataaatattcaaaaattttattgtaatgaATTTACTGcgttattttgatttttgatgtTTCATCTTATAAATACATGCTTGCATAGCGTAACATAATCCATGTTTTGTATtgctttcaaaaaattcataaggGAATAAATCCGGTATCACAGTAATAATactaatgataataataataataattttacacgttattattaatatagtGGTATCttatattgatttttataGTACATACACAACGGTTCTTCTTGCGTACACGTGGAGAGTTAGAGCGACCAATCCtgtaaaaattcttgaaattttttttacaaatattattttgaatcttCTTTCTCCGCAGGCTTTGTTGTCAGATTCACTCGTATCACATTTCAcagatttttcttattattatcatttgttttttgttgctttttttcctttcattgtTTTATAACCAACGATCAGGTATAATTTgagaatataaatttcttatatgtatatctatataccaTGAGCCTTTTGTTACACTCGTCCAGTTCAATTTGATTGTTAGGTGATCGTGGAGGTGAGACGGTGTGGGGAGGGGTTCTTCAGTCTGATCAGACTTGTATGATTAGGCAGACATATGTACAATTGGTTTTTCTATAGTGTCTTGTCACTGCCATGCCAGCGGCGGAAAGTTGTTCACCTCCGTTTGTTCCAATACGGGCCCCGAATCTCCCGTATACGAAATACGCAATCGCATCCTAAGCGCTGCCTGTAGTTTGACATAGTTGAAGGAAAAAACGTTTATCAGATAGTCCTAGTATCGATTAGAATTACCACACGAGTCACTAAAAAGTACAGTTTCTTCTGTCACGCATTAAAATACACGGAAATGTATTTCAGATGTGATTTTCATTTACTCAACAGTTAAATAATTACTAGATTATCATGTTCGTGAATTATTCTGATTGGAACAGCAATGCGTCTTGGAAAAATAGACTACTTTTTATGAGACTCGTTTGAAGCAATAAATTTCTCTGAACGATACTGCAGACTTACTTTGTTGATGTTTGTTACTTTCATAACTTGAGTTACTTGACCCGATGGAGGTATGACGGTGCCTGAAGGTGACAGCATTTGTAATTGGAATGTCTAAAAAAGTTTTAGGGAATTGATTTACCATTTCTTTCAGAATCTAAATAAGgtttacaatgaatttatacCTTGGGAACTGCGGCTTGGAATAAGAATTCGGTCAGTTCCATAGAACCAACATTTTGAGCCAACATGTTGATCACCAACAAGTCTGGAGTCTCTGATGGTCGCTCTAATTTGAGTACGATTTTAAGGCCTAATTTATCAAAGGCAACCAGACTTGGTATttctgtaaagaaaaaaattacttatttTCCATCGATAATAAAAAGTCTTAATTTAAAGAAATATACTCATGCTTCAAGTTACGAACCATTTTGAACCGGGGACGAGTTGAGAAGGCCATCGACAAGGAAATTGGACGTATTGGTTGGGCTAAAGATTTGTGGAGTCGATTGGACCTGTGGAAAAGAAGGCGGAGCTGAAATAGGTGTGCTCAGATCTAACCCTCCAAGTAGATCGAGAAGGTCATTGTTATTAATGACTGGCGCCGCAGTAACTGGAATATTGTTATCCACCACAGCTGGGATTTCAGTATCAAAGTCCGAACTTCCAAGCAAATCCAGCAGAGCGCTCTGTAAAAGAAATGCAAAATGAATACATAATTACAATCTTCATCCTGAATAAGGTTCATTGATGTCTACAGTAGGAATAATTCAACTTACCGAGTCTGATGGAGCAGCAACAGGTAGCTGTTCCAAAATCATAGTTTTATCTTCCTCGATTTCAGACTCTCCGTTAACTAATCCGATGATTCCATTTGCCTGTGGTTTGGCAGTCTCCATAGGAGGCATTCTTTCCAGTAATGCGGTCCTCAAGTGTTCATATTTTCTAAATAACTGCGAGAATTCAACTCCGCGTTGCTGAAGCTCAATGTGTAAATTGCTCCCAAACGTATCAATAATTTGTcgaatttttctgtaaaatgaAAGTGGCATACTGCATCGTGTTACTTTggtagtaaaataaaaaccatAACTGGGACATACATAACgataaaattagatttttaagagaaaaaaaataaaaataagaaaagaaaagaaacaaccATAGTTCGCCACATCAGCTGTAATAACTCGCGAGATTACTCTGTTCTAATGATTAAAAATCGTGTGTCTGAGATTAAATTTACTCTTGCCTTGAGCACTTTCAAAGTGGCTGAATACAAAAGAATAAGCAACTATACTTACTCGTTGCCTTGTTGGAAACGAGTGCTGAGTTTCGTGAGTGACAGTAAAGTGTACTGTTTCGTAACTACGGTATTTTGTGGACTCCACAGTAACCTTTGATAGACATCAATGACTTCATCTTCAGTTAGCTGGCAAACACGTAGACAGGTATAAATGTTAGCCATGAATTCCACGCCTTCTGGGTCAAATCAATAAGTATGACCATTAACCTGATCTTAATTCCCTCTAAATTTAACTCACATTTACAGGTGCTTCGACGTCTTCACTTGGCGGACCATAAAGTAACAAATCACCGTACTCCCCGATGCACCAAGTCGCCACTTGAGCCAATGGCTGCTTATCGGCAGTATCCCTTTCCAAAGCGCGCCAAAGTGCACAAACCGCATATCCTTGCTGTGCCTGTGCCTCCGATATCAACTGAATTGTACAAGCGACGACGTCATCTCTCACGTAATTGCCGGCCTGAGAACAAACGAGTTCTATAATAGAGCAtcgataatttattaaaaaacagtTCTGATGAgttaaaaatctttcaaatcTCATAGTAACTTCACGTCCACTCATTACTTTGGAACACTATTCACTCACTGCGACTAAAACTTTGAAGAGCGTTTCAAGGTGCCAACGTTTGTTAGGAGCAAATCTTTCCGCCGACATGACGATGTTGCTACTACATTGAGCTTTGAATTCAGGATCGGCTCGTTCTAGAAAGAGCAATAATTCTTTCATCATAGTTCTTATGTTGTTTGAGTTCACTAGAGCGAAGCTAAGCTCCATTGCACGCCGCCTTATCGAAACATCAGGATCCTTTAGGCACTcctgcaaatttattttatgttgTGAAATAAAAGCATGTCTCGTATGGATATTTAGGATAAAGGAACGAAAATCGACATACCAAAATTGTGGAACGGTGTCTCTGCACAGCACTCGTATCAACATACACAGTCTTCAAAAGGGTGTTTAACGCGACgtaacgaatatttttatcgttattcaataaaaatctACCGAGAATATTGACGGCCAGAACTCTCAAGCCGCTCTCTGACTTTATATCCATAATAGACAGAACCGTTTCGTACAATATCGTATTTCCAACGTTCTTACTGGTTTCCGTGTTTGTTGCCACTTGCGCCAGGATATCATTCATAGCTTCCGATGCATCGACATCGTTTCTTCCCAAAATTCGTAAAAGTCGCAGAATTTTCACTTGAAGGAAAGGATCTGATACTCCAGATACGTCGTGCTCTGGAGAATATCCAGCAAGTATTAAATTCTTTAAAATCCGTACGAGGTTGGGAACAATCTGAaataaacagattttttttcctcacaatttgtatacataaatgTGTATTAAAACAgtaatatataatgtaaaacactattttttaacattatttGCGACACATATTGACATATATTTTACATACCTAAAAAGTAAACAGCAATAGAAATGAAAGGTAATTGAAGCAGATGATCTTTGCTTTAACAGatcatatttaaatttataacaaaattttgctataattgattaaatgaGACGATCAATCAACCGTTCAATCAAGTTCATTTGCTGTTCAATATTACCTAGTAATGTTTTACTATTTGATTACTTATAGCAGCGTTTTGCAATGCATATAAAAACATATAACCGGAAGTTTTCGCAGTGTACAACCGCCGAATACCAGGAAGTTATAAAGAGTCTGCTTTGATTAGATCACTTTGAATTCTCGGTTGCGGATCAAAATGGAAAGCAACTGGCTCACGACAGTTAACTGTTGATCGTTAGTATACACTATTTGTATTtaaagtatgaaaataattcttacaGTAAAGTAAGAACTTCGGTTCAGGATCATAGCAAGATAACATAAAATTCAAACTATGTACGAGGATAAACCAAGAGAGAAACTGTGCCATGCCTAACATGCACTAACAcagtatatttcaaaataatttacctCTCGATGGCCGCATTCCTAAATAGGACAAAACTTAATTTAAGGATCATTGAAGTAGTGAAACTAGTCAGTTATTCATTACTATACTCACAGCTGACGATAATGATAGGTAACACAACATTCAATGCATGCTTGATTGGTTCAGATAACATTAGAAATCAGGAATTACAGAATAATGACCTCGGACAGAAATCGTGTATTGTCAACGCAAAAATACTTTGTAGGGTAGTCTTTTTCACGC belongs to Neodiprion lecontei isolate iyNeoLeco1 chromosome 5, iyNeoLeco1.1, whole genome shotgun sequence and includes:
- the LOC107219181 gene encoding AP-1 complex subunit gamma-1 isoform X3; protein product: MWPYYETEDWSVLPPELNRRFNPAFNMASIKQAINEAVERVRMPAPTRLRDLIRQIRAARTAAEERTVVNKECAYIRSTFREEDSVWRCRNIAKLLYIHMLGYPAHFGQLECLKLIASPRFTDKRIGYLGAMLLLDERQDVHLLITNCLKNDLNSSTQFVIGLALCTLGAIASPEMARDLAAEVERLMKSPNAYIRKKAALCAFRIIRRVPELMEMFLPATRSLLTEKNHGVLITGVTLITEMCENSIDTLNHFKKECGHREIVPNLVRILKNLILAGYSPEHDVSGVSDPFLQVKILRLLRILGRNDVDASEAMNDILAQVATNTETSKNVGNTILYETVLSIMDIKSESGLRVLAVNILGRFLLNNDKNIRYVALNTLLKTVYVDTSAVQRHRSTILECLKDPDVSIRRRAMELSFALVNSNNIRTMMKELLLFLERADPEFKAQCSSNIVMSAERFAPNKRWHLETLFKVLVAAGNYVRDDVVACTIQLISEAQAQQGYAVCALWRALERDTADKQPLAQVATWCIGEYGDLLLYGPPSEDVEAPVNLTEDEVIDVYQRLLWSPQNTVVTKQYTLLSLTKLSTRFQQGNEKIRQIIDTFGSNLHIELQQRGVEFSQLFRKYEHLRTALLERMPPMETAKPQANGIIGLVNGESEIEEDKTMILEQLPVAAPSDSSALLDLLGSSDFDTEIPAVVDNNIPVTAAPVINNNDLLDLLGGLDLSTPISAPPSFPQVQSTPQIFSPTNTSNFLVDGLLNSSPVQNEIPSLVAFDKLGLKIVLKLERPSETPDLLVINMLAQNVGSMELTEFLFQAAVPKTFQLQMLSPSGTVIPPSGQVTQVMKVTNINKAALRMRLRISYTGDSGPVLEQTEVNNFPPLAWQ
- the LOC107219181 gene encoding AP-1 complex subunit gamma-1 isoform X12; the encoded protein is MNASEHGFNPAFNMASIKQAINEAVERVRMPAPTRLRDLIRQIRAARTAAEERTVVNKECAYIRSTFREEDSVWRCRNIAKLLYIHMLGYPAHFGQLECLKLIASPRFTDKRIGYLGAMLLLDERQDVHLLITNCLKNDLNSSTQFVIGLALCTLGAIASPEMARDLAAEVERLMKSPNAYIRKKAALCAFRIIRRVPELMEMFLPATRSLLTEKNHGVLITGVTLITEMCENSIDTLNHFKKIVPNLVRILKNLILAGYSPEHDVSGVSDPFLQVKILRLLRILGRNDVDASEAMNDILAQVATNTETSKNVGNTILYETVLSIMDIKSESGLRVLAVNILGRFLLNNDKNIRYVALNTLLKTVYVDTSAVQRHRSTILECLKDPDVSIRRRAMELSFALVNSNNIRTMMKELLLFLERADPEFKAQCSSNIVMSAERFAPNKRWHLETLFKVLVAAGNYVRDDVVACTIQLISEAQAQQGYAVCALWRALERDTADKQPLAQVATWCIGEYGDLLLYGPPSEDVEAPVNLTEDEVIDVYQRLLWSPQNTVVTKQYTLLSLTKLSTRFQQGNEKIRQIIDTFGSNLHIELQQRGVEFSQLFRKYEHLRTALLERMPPMETAKPQANGIIGLVNGESEIEEDKTMILEQLPVAAPSDSSALLDLLGSSDFDTEIPAVVDNNIPVTAAPVINNNDLLDLLGGLDLSTPISAPPSFPQVQSTPQIFSPTNTSNFLVDGLLNSSPVQNEIPSLVAFDKLGLKIVLKLERPSETPDLLVINMLAQNVGSMELTEFLFQAAVPKTFQLQMLSPSGTVIPPSGQVTQVMKVTNINKAALRMRLRISYTGDSGPVLEQTEVNNFPPLAWQ